GCGGCGGCGTCGTTCGTGGCCAACACCTGACCCCGCTCGTCGGTGAGCATGAATCCGGCGGTCAGACTCATGATGAGTTCATCCCACACCCCGGTGAACTGGGATACGCCAGTGGCATAGACAACACTCATTCGGAGCTACCCTCCCCACCAGATGGAGCAGTGAATTTGAGCCTCCCCTCGTAGCGGGATCGAATTCAAGGGTTCCGACACCACACGTCATGGTGTTTTTTCGCTGAGTCACTAACACAACGTGAGCACTGTCGAACCCCGGATACCCGAGGTGATGTTTTCGCGACGGTTCGGCGACATCGAGATGAACCGTGGCGGTCCTCCGGCGTCGTGCCCCGACCTCCTACTCTGGTTGACATCTCGACTGCTGTCCGGGAACACGTTCCCTCCCGAACGATCGGCCCGCCGATGGAGTCGTCCGGCTCACCGACCCGTGCCACGGGCTCCGTCGTGCTGCGTGGCGGATCCCGCGACACGGGCACTCGGCGACTCGGAGTTCCCGGAGGCCGAGTGGGAACGGACGCGGTTCCCGGATCGCCCGACGAACCAGCAGGACCAACAGGACGGTGGCAGCGTGCGGCCGACAACACAATTCCCCGAACGGGGATCACTTGTCAGCATGGTGTACGAACACCGAAAAATACTCTGTGTAATCGCACTGTGCGAGTTCCTCGCGGTGGTCCTCGTCTCGGCCATCGACCCGCACGCACACATCGACGGCGAGGTGTACCGGCTCGGAGCACAGGCGTGGTTGAACGGGCAACCGATCTATCACGACCTACCGCCCACCGAAGTGGGGCTGCGGCTCCCGTTCATCTACCCACCGTTCGCGGCCGTCGCGTTCACACCGCTGGCACTGGTCTCCAAGACGGTCGCCGTCGCACTGATCATGTTCGTCAGCCACGTCGCCCTGCTGATCACGCTGTACGTGATACTACGAACCGCCGAGTTCTCCCCGTCGAACCGACGAACCGTCCTGCTGGTCACCGCCGCGGTGCTGCCGTTGGCCACCCTCGCCGAACCGGTACGGGAAACCCTCACCTACGCACAGATCAACCTGGTGCTCATGGCGCTGGTGGCCGTCGACTGCCTGTGGCGGGCGGACGGCCACCGCAAGCTGCCTTACCCCAGGGGGATACTGCTCGGCATCGCGGCGGGACTCAAGCTCACACCCGCCGTGTTCCTGCTGTTCTTCCTGCTGCGCCGGGACCTGCGCGCGATCGTGACCACGGTGCTGACCTTCCTGGTGACCGTGGCACTCGGTTTCCTGCTCGCATTCGACGACGCGCGTGAGTTCTGGCTGCGCGAGGTGTTCGCCAGTAGCGACGTCTCGTTCGGACCGCGGTTCACGGGGGATGCCTCGATCTACGCGGGCAACGTCTCGCTGCGCTCGCTGCTGAGCAAGCTCACCGTGCCGGAACCCTGGTTGAGCGTCTGTCTCGGGATACTGATCCTGCTGATGGCGGGCTTGGCGGTGTTCGGGATGCTGTCGGCACTGCGCGCCCGGGAGGGACAGCGCCGGGACCACTCGACAGCGCTGGTGATCAACGCGGTGTTCGGCCTGCTGATCTCGCCGATCTCCTGGTCGCACCACTGGGTCTGGATAGTGCCGGGGCTGGTGCTGCTGTTCGGACGTGGGTACACGCGGCGCGACTGGCCACTGCTGCTCTCGCTGGGTCTCGCGGTGGAGCTCTACCTGATCGGTCCGCACTGGCTGGTTCCGCAGGGTGACGGCAAGGAGCTCACGTGGAACTTCTTCGAACACCTGATCGGCAACGCCTATGTGTACCTGGGAGTCGGTTTCCTGGTCTACCAAGCGTTTCTCGGCTGGAAAGGCCGGTACTCGAATTCCGAGGCGAGGACATCGATTTCCGAGGCGGCGAATCCCGGTGCGGCGAATCCCGGTCAACGGCCGGTTTCCGAGGGATCCGGTCCGGCGGGGAGCACGAGCTCGACCGCGCCGGACGGACACGGCGGTTGAATAGCCACCAGAGCGGCGATCCCGGACGTGAGGCTCCCTGACGCGGCAACCTGGTCCGAGACGACAATCGGGGCCGGGGAGTTCCCAACTCCCCGGCCCCGATAACGCCGCCCCGCGGCTACCGACAATCGCCAAGCGGCTCCGCGAGGGCGGCAGGACGCGTACTTCCGGGGTGGTCAGTCCCGGGCGTACGCGTGCGGCGACCCCGCCATGACGCTCACACGGCACCGACCTTCGGCATACCGTTGGCATCCAGGGCGGGCAGTGGATAGGTGTGCCCGTCGAGCAGCGGCAGCGCCATCATCGTCGCCGGTGCGGCACCACGGGCGGTGGGCCGCTCGCGGAACGGGTTGGAAACCACCTGCTGGCGCTCCGGCATCGCGGCGGCCAACTCGTCCAGCTCGCGCACCACCACACGCGAGAGTTCGGGACGCTCGCTGAAGAAGACCTCGTCCTCCTCGGCTTCGTACGCCGGGATGACGGTGGTGGCCTCGATGCTCAACTCGCGTGCGATGCGGGAGAAGCCGCCGGTCTCGACGTTGCCGTCGAAGGCGTTGAACTCGCCCAGCGGCTCGGCGAGCTCGGCACCGTCCGGACCGCTCGCCGAATCCGGAGTGGCGACCAGGAGTTCCGGCGCCACCAGGGTGGGGATCTGCTCGGCTCGCTGATGCGCCTCGCTCGGCAGCCGGAGCGGCTCGGCCTCCTCGGCTGGGCGCTCAACGCCGGAACTCGCCGACAGCGCCGAGCGCAGCAGCTCACGCGGCACCGCGCGCAGATCCGGCCCGGTGTCCAGCCCGGACGAGGTGAGATCGACCGAATCGGTGAGCAGCAGCCCCGGCGAGTTACGCGACCGCACGGCCGGACCGGCCTGGACGATCCCCTCGCCGCGTGGGGCGGCCAGTTCGGGAGCCACGGCGGGATCGGTGTGCGGTGTGACCAGTGCGAGGGGCAGCGTCTCGGTGGTGCTCTCGTCGACGTGCGGCTGGGCATCGACTCGCTTCCGGGCGTCGACGAGCGTGTCGACGACCCCGCCGATCGGCCCGGACCAGCTCAACGAGCGGTGGAAGCCGTCCGCCGGTTTGGTCTCCTGCGCCGCGTGCCTCCCCCGGGAGCGTTCCCTGGGCTGAGCCTCGACACGGTCGGGGGTTCCGAGCGGAGCGGAACGTGCCACATCCGTGCGCCAGGACAACTCGGGCAACCCGGTGGACGGCCCCGAGCGGGGAGGTTCCACCGGCAGGCGCTCCGCCGATTCCGCACGAGGCGGGATCCAGTGCTGCCGGGCGGTCTGCTCGACGGTCCGCTCGACGGTCCGTTCCACATCGGGCTCCGACGCATCGGTGATGCGGGGGAGCCGCTGGGTGCGCTCGTTGTCGACCTCGGGTGGAACGTCGCGTATGGGTTCGATGACGCCGACGAGGGTGTCGGCAGTGGCGTTGGCGACCGTGTCCCGGAACGGATCCTTGCCGTCCTCCGGGAACAACTCACCGGCGAAGCACAGCCCACTGCGGCTGGGAGTGCCGTCTCCGGCCGCTTCCGCGGGAGTCAGCGGGTCACCGAGCGGTGAGGTGGGACGATCCGGGCAGTTCCCGGACGCCGCGGCTACGCCGGTACCGGCCGCGAGCATTCCGCCGGTCACCAGCGCTGCTTGCACGCCTCGCCTTGCCCAAGTCTGCATGGAACTCTCCTCCGATTCCTTTCCCGCGATACAGGAGTGCCCCTGCACGCAAGCTTTGTGAGAACTGCGATTGCTGAATGACCCGATCGAGCGAGCCCGGATTCCGGTTCCGGTAACACTCGGGGTCGAAGTCGCGGAGGGCGAAAAACACTGCTCGGGTGTGACGGTGAGTGGAAACCACTCGAACCGGCCCGAGGCGGTCCGCCACGGCGGACCGAGAATCAGTCGGGAGTGGTACCCGGTTGCGGCCCCTCGGGGCTCGCGGGGTCGTAAACATTGGCGCGCGTTATGGCGCCGGGGGAGGGGACGGCGGACCGCGAAACGGGAAGCGAGTCCCCGAGACCGTAGCCGCCGTGCGAGCCGCCGCCGGAGGTGTTGGCATCCGTGTCGCAGCCGCAGTCACCGGACGGGAAAGGAAGTTTCCCGCCACGATCTTCCGTGGGCGAACCGTCGCGTTCGGAGCGCGATTCGTGGTTCAGCCAAGCGATGTTCCGGTCGATCGCGGCGAACGCCGCCGCTTCCCGGGAGTCGGATTCGGAACCGGACGCGCCGGAGTCGTTCGACCCGGTCTCGTCGGAGGTGTCGCCGGGATGTGCGGCGGACACACCGTCGTCGGGTAGTACCGCCGTACCACCGATGCCGCCGGAGGCTTCGTCCGGAATATCGCCCGGCGTTTCCCCGGAGACCGTTTCGCGTAGCGAGTCGTGCAGTCCCCCCAGACCCGACTCGACCGCTCCGGTGAGCGATTCCTCGCCCGTTGTCCCGGAAATCACGGTGCCCGTCACTCGTTCGACGGGGCGCAGCAACGGATCGACCTCACGTCGCGCGGTCCGCAGCCCATCGGAAACCGAGTCGGACAGCCGGTCGGTGGTTCCCCGGAGCCCGTCGCGATCCAGCACAGTCCCCAGTGGATCGGTTTCTTTTCCGGTTACCTTTCCGCCGTCCGATTCCGCGGAAACGGCCAGGGGGGTTTGAGCTCGATCACTCCGGGCTCGATCACTCCGGGCTCGATCACTCCGGGCTCGATCACTCCGGGCTCGATCAGTTCGGGATGGGCCGGTTTCGGCCCGGTCCGCCTCGGCCGGTTCGCCCGATACTCGGGTCGCCGTACCGCTCCCGACAGCACCGCCGACCGGATCCACCGTGGTCGTTCGAGCGGAAGCTTCGGGACCCAGCGCCCGGGGGAGTGTCGACACCGGACCCGACTGGCCCGTACCCGGCTCCGCGCGGGATTCCGCCCGCTCGGCGTCGTAGCGGTCGTGCGCCTCGGAACCACCCGTTCCCGAGCCGGGAGAGCGGTCGTCGACGTGTCGGATCAGCGCCCCGACCTGTCGGAGCGTACCGTCCTCGGAAGGTTGCTCGACCGCCACCGCCTGCGCGGATCCGAAGAGCCAGGCAGCGGAGACACCGGCCACGGTTCCCCCGACAGCGACCAGCGCACGGGACAGCCACCGCCGTTGGCGGTCGGCCGTCACCCACTGCTCGCCATCGAACATGAACTCCGCAGCCTCCTCGGAACGACATTCCCGCCGGGACGGGCCCGGACGAGGAAAGGCGGTCGAGCACCTGCCGATCCTCGCGTGCGGTCCATCGCCACGCCGGTCGAGGAACAACGTTCCGTCGAGCCGACGGACAACCGGACCGGAGCACGCCCAGCGGATTGCCGACGATCACTCTTCCAAAGACATCCCCCGGTTCGCATTCATTCAGCGCTCGGTTCGTCACATCGTGTGACAGAACGGTATTCCGCGTACGTCCCGAACCGGACACGGCACAACCGGAGCCGTGAGTCACCACCGTGATCCACCACATGCGTATACGGTTGCGGTGTGAGCGTCTTCAAGGTCACGGATTCGGACGAAGCCGCCAGGGTTCCGGTCGCGATACGCACAACGGCAGCCCTCAGCTGGCGGGTGTTGGTCATTCTCGGCATGCTGTACGCCCTCGGCTGGCTGGTGGGCAGGCTGTCCGTGGTCGTCATCCCGGTGGCCATCGCGCTGCTGCTGTCCGCGCTGCTGGCTCCGGCCGTGGCGGCACTGTCCAGGTTGCGCGTACCGCGCGGACTGGCCACCGCGGTCGTACTGGTCGGCGGACTAGCCGCCGTGGGAGGCATCCTCACCTTCGTCATCAACGCGTTCATCGCGGGCCTGCCCGACCTGCAACGACAACTGATGGCCAGCCTGGACACCATCCGGGAGTGGGCGGCCACCGGTCCGCTGCACCTCGGTGAGGCGCAGATCAACAGATACGTGGACCAGGTCGGGAACTGGCTGCAGGACAACCAGCAGCGAATCACCAGCGGAGCGCTGGCCACGGCCACCACCTTCGGCAGCTTCCTTACCGGGATGCTGCTGATGCTGTTCACCCTGATCTTCTTCCTGCACGACGGCAGGCGGATCTGGCTGTTCCTGCTGGGCCCGATGCCGGAACCATTGCGCTCCCGGCTCGATCTGGCGGGCACGAGGGGATTCGACTCGCTGATCGGCTACATCCGGGCGACCGGCCTGGTGGCCGTCGGTGACGCGTTGGGCATCGGAATCGGGCTGGCCATAATAGGTGTCCCGCTGGTGGTGCCGCTGGCGGCGCTGGTGTTCCTCGCGGCGTTCATCCCGATCGTCGGTGCCGTGGCGTCCGGAGCGGTCGCGATACTCGTCGCCCTGGTCGCCAATGGACCGATCTCCGCGCTGTTGACGCTCGGGGTGGTGCTCGGCGTGCAGCAGCTCGAGGGCAACGTGCTGCAGCCACTGCTGATAGGCCGTGCGGTGCGGCTGCACCCGCTCGCCGTGGTGCTGGCGATCAGCGTGGGAGCCATAGTGGCGGGCATCATCGGTACGCTGCTGGCCGTACCGGTGCTGGCGATGCTCAACTCCGCCGTCCGCGCGCTTTACGAGGGCGACGGGCAAGCGGAACCGGCCACCGCCGCGGTGGAAGGCGGTCGGGAACCCCCCGAGAGCGATGGCGAAGAGCCCGCACCCGAATGATTCGGAAATCAAGGGTTACCGTAGCTCGATCGCCGTAGCGGGTGGCGCGGCGGAAACTCTGGTGCGGTGGCGCCGAGCGGGTGGTGGGGGTTCAAGTACCGCGTCGTCCCACCGCCCCGCGATTTCTTGGGAAATTGACGCCCGGTGCGGCGGTGTGGCCCCGTGGGCGTCGATTTCTCGAGAAATCGCCGTCGCACCGGTACCGCCTGTCGAGGCGGAACCATGCGGCTGAGCAGCGCGGGTGTCCCCGGTGCGTGAGTCGGATGCATTGCAAGGCCGGGCCGCTCGCCGCGTAGGTCGCTACTCAAGAGCCGGCCCAACGAAGCAAGGCGCCGACTCACGTGCCGGCTAACCGACCAGCTATGCAACGGGACCATACGAAACCACTACGCAAGGCTGACGGCGTTGCGCCCGCCCGCCTTTGCGGCGAGGAGGGCCGCGTCGGCGGCCACCAGCAGGTCCTCCAGCTCGTAGCCCACCCGCTCGGTGGCGGCCACACCGATGCTGACGGTGAGATCGTCGAGTTCACGGTGTACTCCTCGCGTGTCCCGGGCGGGTACGGACAGCGAGGCGGTGGAACTCCGGATGCGGTAGGCGATCTCGCAAGCGGCCGGGATGTCGGCGTCGGGTAACAGCACGACGAACTCCTCGCCGCCGAAGCGCCCCACCAGGTCGCCCTTGCGGACACTGCCACGCAGCATCAACGCCATCGAGGCCAGCGCGGCGTCTCCAGCCAGGTGTCCGAGCTCGTCGTTGACGCGCTTGAAGTGATCGAGATCGAGCAGCAGGATCGCGGCCCGCTGTTGCCGGGAGCTCGCCCTGCCAAGTTCCGCGCGTGCCAGCTTGTCCCAGTGGACCGCGTTTAC
This portion of the Actinopolyspora lacussalsi genome encodes:
- a CDS encoding hypothetical protein (product_source=Hypo-rule applied; cleavage_site_network=SignalP-noTM); this translates as MQTWARRGVQAALVTGGMLAAGTGVAAASGNCPDRPTSPLGDPLTPAEAAGDGTPSRSGLCFAGELFPEDGKDPFRDTVANATADTLVGVIEPIRDVPPEVDNERTQRLPRITDASEPDVERTVERTVEQTARQHWIPPRAESAERLPVEPPRSGPSTGLPELSWRTDVARSAPLGTPDRVEAQPRERSRGRHAAQETKPADGFHRSLSWSGPIGGVVDTLVDARKRVDAQPHVDESTTETLPLALVTPHTDPAVAPELAAPRGEGIVQAGPAVRSRNSPGLLLTDSVDLTSSGLDTGPDLRAVPRELLRSALSASSGVERPAEEAEPLRLPSEAHQRAEQIPTLVAPELLVATPDSASGPDGAELAEPLGEFNAFDGNVETGGFSRIARELSIEATTVIPAYEAEEDEVFFSERPELSRVVVRELDELAAAMPERQQVVSNPFRERPTARGAAPATMMALPLLDGHTYPLPALDANGMPKVGAV
- a CDS encoding alpha-1,2-mannosyltransferase (product_source=KO:K13671; ko=KO:K13671; pfam=PF09594; transmembrane_helix_parts=Inside_1_6,TMhelix_7_26,Outside_27_83,TMhelix_84_106,Inside_107_118,TMhelix_119_136,Outside_137_171,TMhelix_172_194,Inside_195_200,TMhelix_201_220,Outside_221_267,TMhelix_268_290,Inside_291_302,TMhelix_303_320,Outside_321_323,TMhelix_324_341,Inside_342_347,TMhelix_348_367,Outside_368_381,TMhelix_382_404,Inside_405_453): MVYEHRKILCVIALCEFLAVVLVSAIDPHAHIDGEVYRLGAQAWLNGQPIYHDLPPTEVGLRLPFIYPPFAAVAFTPLALVSKTVAVALIMFVSHVALLITLYVILRTAEFSPSNRRTVLLVTAAVLPLATLAEPVRETLTYAQINLVLMALVAVDCLWRADGHRKLPYPRGILLGIAAGLKLTPAVFLLFFLLRRDLRAIVTTVLTFLVTVALGFLLAFDDAREFWLREVFASSDVSFGPRFTGDASIYAGNVSLRSLLSKLTVPEPWLSVCLGILILLMAGLAVFGMLSALRAREGQRRDHSTALVINAVFGLLISPISWSHHWVWIVPGLVLLFGRGYTRRDWPLLLSLGLAVELYLIGPHWLVPQGDGKELTWNFFEHLIGNAYVYLGVGFLVYQAFLGWKGRYSNSEARTSISEAANPGAANPGQRPVSEGSGPAGSTSSTAPDGHGG
- a CDS encoding putative PurR-regulated permease PerM (product_source=COG0628; cog=COG0628; pfam=PF01594; transmembrane_helix_parts=Inside_1_23,TMhelix_24_43,Outside_44_47,TMhelix_48_70,Inside_71_82,TMhelix_83_105,Outside_106_161,TMhelix_162_184,Inside_185_225,TMhelix_226_248,Outside_249_251,TMhelix_252_274,Inside_275_275,TMhelix_276_298,Outside_299_317,TMhelix_318_340,Inside_341_383) → MSVFKVTDSDEAARVPVAIRTTAALSWRVLVILGMLYALGWLVGRLSVVVIPVAIALLLSALLAPAVAALSRLRVPRGLATAVVLVGGLAAVGGILTFVINAFIAGLPDLQRQLMASLDTIREWAATGPLHLGEAQINRYVDQVGNWLQDNQQRITSGALATATTFGSFLTGMLLMLFTLIFFLHDGRRIWLFLLGPMPEPLRSRLDLAGTRGFDSLIGYIRATGLVAVGDALGIGIGLAIIGVPLVVPLAALVFLAAFIPIVGAVASGAVAILVALVANGPISALLTLGVVLGVQQLEGNVLQPLLIGRAVRLHPLAVVLAISVGAIVAGIIGTLLAVPVLAMLNSAVRALYEGDGQAEPATAAVEGGREPPESDGEEPAPE
- a CDS encoding hypothetical protein (product_source=Hypo-rule applied), with translation MLDRDGLRGTTDRLSDSVSDGLRTARREVDPLLRPVERVTGTVISGTTGEESLTGAVESGLGGLHDSLRETVSGETPGDIPDEASGGIGGTAVLPDDGVSAAHPGDTSDETGSNDSGASGSESDSREAAAFAAIDRNIAWLNHESRSERDGSPTEDRGGKLPFPSGDCGCDTDANTSGGGSHGGYGLGDSLPVSRSAVPSPGAITRANVYDPASPEGPQPGTTPD